The Arachis ipaensis cultivar K30076 chromosome B03, Araip1.1, whole genome shotgun sequence region attagattaattttaattaattttacttctttataaaaaaaaagttagaatGAATAAATCGTTAGTATAACAATTTGTTATAAAGCGTCATAAAACGAAATAGAATAATATTTTAGACTCATTTTACTTTGACAAATTGATTAGTCTGTTCGAATTTTTACTAGGATTTGAGGAGGCAAGTGGAGTTTTGACACCTCTTTCTCTTGCaaatgaaataattttttaagtaaaattTATTGAATATAAAAATATCTTGTTAATATGTGtcttaaaaatatgttttaagaatgctattaaaaataatttattaaaaattatttcaatACACTAATATTTTTTGTTGAGAGAGTGAAATACTAGCCGGATAATGATACACCATATCTTTGTAATGTTAAAATGACTAAATTCTTAAAATGGTTTATGAGATTGACGTAATGCACTAgaattatcttttaaaatttaattgtacTAATTAcgttattaaaattgaaaaaatggCACCATATTAATTATTGACCCGTTTTTCATTAATAACGCACAGACATGAGTTAATGATGTGGACCTTTAGTGATACGATATAACAACGTGTTAGCGACATATGACATGGATAGCTATGCTATGTGTTACAATGCTATTTTGTTACGTGTCAAATTATATCACGTATTGCAATATTATTGATCCATGTATCATTTACTATGTCATTATTACAtatgtactaaattggtcccttacTTTATGTCAAATGActcatttaaaaattaaatattatccaCTAAATTAATCATTTCATCAATTTTGtctctatttttttataaattcaaaattttaatatctttgagtacacaaattttaattttatttttttaNNNNNNNNNNNNNNNNNNNNNNNNNNNNNNNNNNNNNNNNNNNNNNNNNNNNNNNNNNNNNNNNNNNNAACTGTAAAATGACACACGTCATTAAAAATCTACGTCAACATattgttattaaaaaataatcaaaaactaatataatacaatttttttaatctCAATAACATAATTAatacaattaaaattttaaaaacaattatAATCCCCAACATCAATCCTTGAACAATTTACCCAAATAAATAAATTGAGtgaaaactttattcaaataTACAAACCAAAAATTCCTTAGTACATGTGATTTTGTCACTTTACATATGATTTTCCTTTTGTCACTCATTCATTGCATCAATCccgatatatatatattggtCCCTTTATGACCTGCTGGCGGACTTTGCATAATTTCAAAACAAATTCATTGGGTTGTATTGGTCAAACATTTTCGGTGAcctttatattttactatttgttCATATCCACACAATAATCATGTGCTAGACGATctaatacaaattttttgttaaaaggaTTTCTTTATGCAAACATGCACATGTATTATACTATTCCTTTTTTCTTAAACGTATATTATAAACTTAATTGTTATGCACTAATAGATCGTGGtctaaacaaatttttaaattattattctcTTAATTTAATACGTGTATTTATAAAGTTTATATTTGAGTTTTTTTTGGTAACAATAATAATAGATATGTCTTTGTATTGAatttctatattttgtttcaaggTCTGTattgtttttataaaatttgatttcatatgaatgataataaaataaaaaatggaaaaattgTTANNNNNNNNNNNNNNNNNNNNNNNNNNNNNNNNNNNNNNNNNNNNNNNNNNNNNNNNNNNNNNNNNNNNNNNNNNNNNNNNNNNNNNNNNNNNNNNNNccaatataaaaaatataaaataaaaaaaataaaaaattaaaaaggaccaaactaaaaaattagagacttttttttggtgactaaattagAGACTTATTTTCTCTAACATGCTCTGCTACTGATAGTCATAAAAATATTTGTTATATATCAAGTGTGATTTTTCAGTAGTACATATTTTAAGTGAGTTAATACTAACGCAATCCaataaaaataaagcataagAGTACAAAAACGTTTAAGAATGAATCTTTCATGTAAGAAAAATGAATTTTTCAAACGAGACAAAAAAAAGTATTCTAACAACCAAAAACAATATATTCTGATACCActaatatttttgaataaataaataaataagaagatATGACAGTACACATAGTTGCTTACCTGTTACAGCATGACTAGTTCCACAACTAAACTTGGCATTTTCTTTGAATCTTCAACGTTTTGGTTGCACGCTTTGCATATGCAACTTGCaccattatattattattaataaattaacagTAATCATCACGAGTTGTAATTGAAGAAAGATCCAAGCACCTTCTTCACACACAGATGCATATATAAAACTGAACCATCCATTTTGTTCTTCACACCACTCACTGCAAGCTAGCTATAGTCATGGATGCTTTTTTGTTGAGCTCCAATTCAAAGCCATTTCAGTGCCTTCCATGGCTCTCATCAACCAAGCATCAAAGGCACTATTCTCATATCCATCTTTCATGCAGAGCCACAAAGGTGGAGTGTGAGAGCAACTTCTACAAGGTTCTCAGTGTTAGTCCAAAGAGTGCAACCATGGATGAGATCAAGAGAGCTTATAGATCCATGGCGCTTCAGTACCATCCAGATGTGTGCCATGATCCTTCCATGAAGGAGGAGTCTAATAGGATGTTTGTGCAgttgaatgctgcttatgagaccTTGTCCAACCCCATGCTTAGAGAACAGTATGATACTCAATTAGCTTTGAGAGATAATGAAGTAGTGATGAGTGTTAGCCATGATTATTCTGAAACAAGTTTTTGGGAGGAGGAGCAACACCAAGTGGTTGTTGAATTGAAGACAAGGTCTCGGAGACGCATGGAGCAAAAGGGCAACAGAATGAGGGCACCAACCAGAAGAAAAGACAGGAACTGATGATCATCATCAATGTCTTGAATTTGATTTGATTCTTTCATTAATTTTGATACATTTGTTTAACTTGACTTGTATAGAGCAATGAATAAATCAGTTTTATTAGACTCTTATTGATTATTGCAGATCATATAAACCAATTTTGGAAAGTTAACCAGATTCGTTATTCTGTAAAATGTTGAATACCAAGTTAGGATCAATTCAATTGAGTGAGTTAGTCACTTGTTTTATGAACCTTAGGGTAGCTACTGATTTGTAAATTATCAATTGGTAACAATATTAAGTAACTATTAAGTTGTAATTGATGAGAAGTTAAGCAAGAAAGTAATTCAGTTATAATTTTCTCAGGATAAAGAAAATTCAAAGTCAAGAACTGAGGCAGCTTAATTATTTCAAACATTGCAACTAGAGATATAATAATAGAATgccataaaagaaaagaaaagaaaaagagaattcaAAGGGGAATGGGGCAAAGGCAGTAGTATTTAATTTTCACACAACATCAACACCAGAACCAAGTCAACTTGAGCAGTTTTCTACCAACCCCAATTCCCCAATTTTATTGTATTAAGGACCACAAAAGGTCACAGGTTCATGTGAAGATGCAAACAAATTAGCAGACAAAGGCAAATTTTGTCACATGTAAACTCTCTGTCTCTGAACATCCTTTGCTGCCATTTAAGGTACTCTGAAAGTGCTTTAGGAAGAAGAGGTGGAAGGTGTCCATAACTCTGCCTTTTTCACCTTTGAAATGCTCTCAAGAACTCCAACTGGAGATATGTGACCCATCACTGTCACCCTCTTGGACTCTATATCTATACTGATTGATGTGACTCCTAACATTGCAGCAGGTTTAATCACATGTTAGAAAACTTTAACCCCATTAGCAAATATGATTTTAGTTCATATTAACCTTCATAAACCAATCATCATATAGTGTCTTAGAGAATATATTCTGAATATGGATATTTCAAATTATGTTGACCAAAGATAATTCTAATTAGTATTGTGATTAGTTGATTACTACCATATATAGCATGGCTAGTTTTACCTTCCATCTTGGAGAGATGCTTTTTCACTTTTCCAGCACATCCTTGACAGTGAATTGCAACCCTCATCACAACCACCTATATTTAACACTTCAAAGTTGGTAATAATGAAATGAAATTCCAAATATGGTGGCAGGACATAGACAAGTGTATAAGTATAATAACATAGTATTATTATATATTAGTCCCTTTTAAAATATAGTTTTTGCAAGTTCTGTATCACATGCAGATTCCATTATTCCAAGACATTTCAGAAATCAGAATAATACTACGTGACTATGTGACTATAAGACACTTAACTTCCTTGGTGAGAAACAAACGGAAAAGATATCTTAGGTACAAGAGACAAAATTAAAACCAAGGGCGTGGCATAATGTAGTACCATCTGTATTGTCTAATAAAATACCAATTTGCATAAAAAGGACATAATCTTTTCTGTTTCCTCTCTAATAATGAATATGCATGGGACTGTGACAAAATGAAAAGCACGTGAGACATCTTGAAACCTATGCTAATGACAAATATGAGGAGCACTAATAATGGACATATTTTGTTTCCTTGCAGAAAATAATCCTCCTGTGACGCAGTCATAAACCATTGTTCTTGATCTAAATAACCAACAAAGCTAAGGAGATATGGAATAGTAAATAGTTTCTAGTGACTTCTGTTGATAACCAACTTTTTATGAATAAAGGCACTGTAGAATTCACACTCCCATTTGCATTATTTCCATTTCATGTCTTCACTTTTTCATTATGGTCCTGCATAGTTTTGATTTTGACACATAATTTTGATTGCTTTTCACAGAAACAAGGTACTGTTAACTTTAACTTCAATGACTCATTGAATATTTTGATCTACCAGTACTACACTACTATTGAAGAATTACTCCATTGCCATtcttaaaaagaagaaaaaaataaagtgcAATACTACTGCAGTTCATGAAGCTCCACAATGCATAAACTTTTAACAGAAATTCTACAAAAAGAAAACAAATCAAATAGTGTAGCAGAATATATGTAACGTGAGAAACCTGAAAGACATTTTCTGTTGGTGGTTTATGAAGTTCCCTTGGCTGATTCATGACTTGAACATGGTCCTCTCCTCTCTGCTTGATCAATGGAACTGGTCTGAACCTGCGAGACTCACTGAGTTTGGAGTACTTGGAAGGGTTGATCAACTTGGAATCATCAAGAGAAACACTTCTATCAGGCCTTCTAGGCACAACCACGGATCGATTATCATGTGTGCTCATGCACACTGCTGTTGATGCCTGAGAATGGCACATGAAACCCCTTCTCACCATTTTCCTACTGCTTTTGGTTTTCTGACTCATCATGTTCATCATAGAGGAGAGGTTATAGAAGGGGGAGGAGAATATGGATGGTGAAGCAGAAAGTGTTAGTTTTCGAAGGAAACAAAAGAGACTGTGGTGTCAAAACattaaaatttagtatatatagtagtgtgaaaaatgcttataactaggagcctttggagaaaaaggggtaaaacaaaaccgttaaattgaaaagcacaacactctgatcgataacgtaacgaagcAGATAAAGGATAAACTAACAAGAGTATATATACAAGAGAGTGCCAAAAATACAGATATCAAAGCTCAAGACTCagtttgcgaagataaccggtccgaacATAGAAGTATGCATACATATATAAAGTAGGAGAACCCAAAAGAAACCCAAAAGACAAGTTACAGAAcatgtttctccaaaataacctctaagaggagttatatcagtgtatatatatatatatatatatgatgatgaAGAGAAATGCTGTCATTATGACTTAAGTCTTAAGCTAACAGTGGATTTCACTGCTAGTGTTAAGTGTAGAGATGTTTTTGTTATTTTATctgatatatataaatattactaTGATACAACAGTGTCCAAAATCTTGTCCTTTTCATAGGTTAATGCTGAGAAATTGACAATAGCCTTCTTTTGATATAAATAAGAAAAACTTCATGCTAGTGTCTCAAGTTTAAGTTGACCCATTAGGGGGTGAAAAGTAAAATCAAATCATAAATGATTATGCTGTCATTatctaatcataaaaatatatacaGATACAATGTAGAAAATAagtaactttttattttattttcctccaAAAGTTTTGATCAGACTTAAGAATAATTGTCCAATTTAGTTTACTAGACATATTCTGATGCTGGAGTGACTACTTTTTATAGGGATAAGGTAGAGTTAATGTGTTGAGCAGAACCCAAGTGGGGGTAACAGAAAATGTGGCTAATAACCATGGATGGTCAAAGGATCAGTTGAGGTACAAACATTAAATTTGATGCGGTTAaaatcagagagagagagaaaaaaggcaGTTACAACTTACAAATGTTGAGGTTTTCATAATAACAATGCTGACAGCTCAAAAGATGCTCCAGCTCCATTATTTGAACTTTGTAATTAACTTCTTGTGTGATtagttttacttttcatgttCCACACAGTGGCTTTACATGAAGTAGTAACGGATTtataacattaattaattaaggTGGCAGTAGGTTTGACACTTTGACCCATCAAAAGAGTAACTAATGCTGAGTGCACAAAGCAGTGGTGAGTTATGAGTAATAATAATACGTTACACTACTTTATGCCTTTATTCATTCCCTTTCCTTTGTTTTCAGAAGGGACCACATCCTTTCACTCAATTCCTTCTGGAAATTCCTCCACTCTGGAGAAAGTACAGTGCCTATAATTAAATGCAGAACTTGATGGCAAACTATAGAAGCTAATAAGTAATGTGTTTTCAATTAAATTATGCACGCAATAAATAATAAACAAACTTCATCAACATTACATTCAAGAAACTAACTCTTCAACTACAACTAATTTTCTAGAACTGCATTAGGGAAAGCAGCAACCCTATCTCGGAATAATATCTAATTCGATCCAATCCCACAGTTTTTCTCGCTAGTTAATTTGTGGGTCGAATAAAGTGTGAATTGAGATTTaattttactcaattttactcAACTAATtcgcactatatatatataatgtgttAAAGGTGAATGTCAAATTTTTAATCATTGAAATAAGatctttaattaaaaaatttacacttttgtttatataaaagtcaattttataaaattattgtaGTGTTTGTGTTAAAATTTaatgagaaaatgacaaataggttCCTAACCTTTTGTTctgcggacatttttgtccctgaccattgaaaaatacttttaagtccctgaccttcacaaaacttggacggatcagtccctccgtccaaatgcctccgtcagggactgatccgtccaaatgcctccgtcagggactgatccgtccaagttttgtgaaggtcagggacttaaaagtattttttaatggtcagggacaaaaatgtccgcaggacaaaaggttagggacctatttgtccttttctcaaatttaatttatatactcATAAGATTATTgtatattgtattttttttatgacTTTAAGTAGGGTCGGATATTTGTAGATCGAAAATAGATAAATTAAAGNNNNNNNNNNNNNNNNNNNNNNNNNNNNNNNNNNNNNNNNNNNNNNNNNNNNNNNNNNNNNNNNNNNNNNNNNNNNNNNNNNNNNNNNNNNNNNNNNNNNNNNNNNNNNNNNNNNNNNNNNNNNNNNNNNAATGCATACGTTTCTTAGAAACCCGAAACTATTATAAGAGGGAAAGTTAGCTCACTCCATCAGTTTTTTACCTGTTTTTTCTAATTCCAGAGTTGTATTTCATTTTAGCATTCTTTTATGtgtaagtttttattttaaataaactcataaataaaaatgaattatatacattatttttatttagataatatattttacttttaatttaaaaaataaaaagatcaataaaaaaatttacgtaaaaaaaaaagtgtaaataTCATGTTACATACTATTTGAGGCATTATTTAAAACTAAAGTAAATTTGGACCTGAATGCGAagtttaaattttttctttttttttgaaaattctgaCTTATCTACTGACACGGTAATTTATTTAACTTGTTTGAATTATGGTGGTGGATACCTACAAAAAACTTTAATGCATAAATTAGAAGGAGATTTAGGTAAGTTTTAAGCGAAATTGAGATTAAAAAATATTCGAGTTTGATGAGATATTTATAGAAGTAAGTGATGACTCGGACATCACTTTTATATCTCTTCACTTGTGGTAGTAGATAGTTTCTTCCTTATATTTGTGAAGTTATTTTATGTTATGGTAGTGGCTAAGCTGTGGATAGTATTTAAAGTAGTAGATGATAAATATCTTACTTGTCATGTAAGTCGGATCATGTACGAACTATAATACCGTATCTCAAGTAGGTCGGATAGGTTAACCCACATAATTTTTTGGATTGTTTTTATTGAATATGGTAATCTTTTATAAATCCTCTCTAAAATTAGATTAGCTTTAATTGGAACATAACTTTATTTTTGAGTCCTGATATGAACACACAAATGTGGCAATGAGTAGAGTAGAGTTTGATCAAACCCTAATCATATTCGCATATTGAGacttttatataaactcaattcTATTCTACTCGCAagttgagaatatctcaaccctaaTCCTGCTCATTCTTAACATGCGGGTATCCGACCCTATTCGGGAGTTACCAAAAAgatgcaacattattatataacttcatgataatttaaaataaaactgacttttatatataaacaaatatattaaattattaattaatgatctTCTCTTAGTGGCTAAGAattttttgcatttagtgagaagtctttggttcaacatccatttgaaatatattttttatataagtatataacatgtACATATATAAGATGCATGTTGGTTAGGTAGGGTTAAGACTCAACCTGAGTTGAATCAGATTAGGTATCCATGCATGTTGCCACTCCTATCAACACATATTTAGGGTAATTCACCCCTATGAACCAAACCAAGTTGAAAATGACCAAAATTCTCCAAACTAAAAAATGTTACCTAGTTGTCTCCGTTTAGATTTCTATGTAAATCGAAGTCAATGAATTCGAAATACAGGCTTaggtagtaaatcgaatctacaAGATTCGAATTACTTTATTTCGTGTTCATACGTAAATCGAATTCAATGATTTCGAATTAGGCCCAAcactagtaaatcgaatcaatggGTATCATTTACTATGCACACTACTAAATCGAATAAAAAAGCTTCGATTTAGCCCCCTTAATAAATCGAATTCATTGAATTCGATTTATACCTGGTAGTGGCTAATGGTAAATTGACTCAATTAGCTTCGATTTAGTATGAGTTCTACTATATATAAATTCGATTTATACTTGGCAGTGACTAATGGTAAATCAACTCTATTAGCTTCGATTTAGTATGAATTCTACTATATATATAAATCAAAAAGAGTTAATTTGATTTAGTATATGCCTAATGTATATAAATAAGAGATGAATGTGAAATTTTTACCATAGTGGGATTCACAATGGCTAGTTATGAGAGTTTTTTAGTTTTGGTGCACTATAGAAGGCCGATTAAGAAGAAAACATGTTTAGGAATTAAATTTACTGATAAGGACCCACGGAGTGTTTTCCTCAAACATTCGACGAGTTTCATTGAGTTTCAGAAACTATACTCCAGAGACTGGGACTGCATGCCGTGAAACAGGTAAAGAAGTTATTCTATAGAATCCCAGTTTCTGTGTTGCACGATGATATGAAGTACGATTCATTCGTTATAAGCAGTTACGAGGATTTACAAGTTCTGTTCCATTGTCGTCGGTAGTTTTCTGAGATGAGGACCCCAGAGCTGTTGGCGAAGCTTGTGGATGTGGTATGTAGTTCTGGAGGTTCGAACCGGAATCCTCAATCTACAATGACATCCAGCCTGCTCTAGTTCCATGCCTGTTGATGCCTCATCATCTATGCCAGTGATTGTACATGAGGCAGTTTTAGTTGCATCTCTGTCCTTTGCATCTAATCTGAACCGCAGTGGTGACGCAGGAGTTGGTGAGACTGGACCCTTGGGGGAGGTTGCGATTGCGACGTTCAGTACTCTTATTATAGTCTCAATTTTCGGAGAAGGTGGAGTATCGGATGGGGTTGAGGATGcactgcatgatgatgatgatgatgatgatgatgatgatgatgatgatgtggagcctGCCACGGTAGCTGATGATAGTGATGATGACATAGCAAGGACCACTCTAGTTGTGGGTGGTGAAGCATCTAGTTTAGGAACTCATCAGTACCTCCCACACTTCTCaactttggacttggatgccatggcaCAGCAGGAAAATCCGAGAGTACCTGTTGGTTTTGGGGCCAGAGATACATAGAATACAGGATCTGTATCTGAATTTCAAGTTGGTCAATAGTTTTAGGATAAAGAGGAGATCGTGTTAAGCGTGAAGACTTATAGCATCCGTTGTGGGATTGAGTACAAGGTGTTGAAATCCGATCATCGCAAGTACTATGGTAAGTGCAAGGAGTTCAGCAACGGGTGCACATGGCTCATTCGGGTTAGCCTCCGCCAACGCAAAGGTATTTGGGAGGTAAAACGGTACAATGGTCTTCATACTTTCCTAGCCACATCGATATCTAGTGATCACAGGACGCTTGATTATTATGTTAGTTGATATTTAttatgttagttagaatttgttaaTACAAGTTATTATTTCTCTTGTATAGAAAAGTTGTTAGTAGTGGGTTTTGTTGATATGCTGAGCTGTATAGCTTGTTAGAATAGTAAGGCAATTCTGTTAGAAGTAGTGTTTGTATAAATAGCAAGCTGTAGTATTGTATTCTTTGAGTCTCATCATTATTCAAGTTCAATTCTCAATTCCTTCTTGGTTTCTCTGGTATTGTTCTTCTCCATGCTCATATGCAATTTTCACATGGTGCGATGAGCGTGGATGGAGGAACATGGAGATCCAGATTGAAGGATGAGAAACTTGCTCTCTGATTCACAATTCGTTAACGTGATTAGAGAAGGGTGATGAGTCCAACTTCATAGTTGAAGTGCTTGTTCGCAGTTTTTGCTCCGTGAAtctatttttccctttttcttgtttgatctgaatgccctctttcacacaatttcttctccttctctttcaC contains the following coding sequences:
- the LOC107631620 gene encoding uncharacterized protein LOC107631620 → MMNMMSQKTKSSRKMVRRGFMCHSQASTAVCMSTHDNRSVVVPRRPDRSVSLDDSKLINPSKYSKLSESRRFRPVPLIKQRGEDHVQVMNQPRELHKPPTENVFQVVVMRVAIHCQGCAGKVKKHLSKMEGVTSISIDIESKRVTVMGHISPVGVLESISKVKKAELWTPSTSSS
- the LOC107631621 gene encoding chaperone protein dnaJ 20, chloroplastic — its product is MDAFLLSSNSKPFQCLPWLSSTKHQRHYSHIHLSCRATKVECESNFYKVLSVSPKSATMDEIKRAYRSMALQYHPDVCHDPSMKEESNRMFVQLNAAYETLSNPMLREQYDTQLALRDNEVVMSVSHDYSETSFWEEEQHQVVVELKTRSRRRMEQKGNRMRAPTRRKDRN